A genomic region of Barnesiella viscericola DSM 18177 contains the following coding sequences:
- a CDS encoding glycoside hydrolase family 97 protein: MKKIQHPLMALLLLATALSVACSADRTETVSSPDGNIEIKFCLTPQGEPTYSATYKDRPIVANSLMGFEIKDAEPLTGGFRMDGVNSSETHETWAPVWGENDSIVNNYRQMAVNLSRGDLKMNIEFRVYDDGFGFRYLFPEQPAKQYVVTDEMTQFAMAGDHTAWWIPGDYDTQEYEYTRSRLSEIRSHADDEFMPNVSSQRFSPTGVQTALLLKTDDGLYLSLHEAALVDFPAMHLDLDDSTLVFKAHLTPGPDGTMATFDTPFKTPWRTVTIGEKATDILASNLILNLNDPCALDDVSWIHPTKYMGVWWEMITGASSWNYTDAENFDLSTFDYSKAKPNGRHAANNENVRRYIDFAARHGFDQLLVEGWNIGWEDWFGKEKDYVFDFVTPYPDFDIAALNKYAHDKGIRLMMHHETSAAVDNYDRHMDKAYDLMKKYGYDVVKSGYVGNIIPRGEHHYSQKQVSHYLNAVKKAADKHIMVNAHEAVRPTGLCRTYPNLVGNESAMGQEYQAMSPKHCTILPFTRLKGGPMDFTPGIFEMDLSKTALGNKLHKNATIANQLGLYMTMYSPLQMAADTPDNYERKMDAFQFIKDVPLDWSESRYIDAEPGEFIIVARKDKNSDDWFVGGVNAEEARDVVLDLDFLDPDMKYMATIYADGKRANGYTNSNDYSISTREVNSSDNIQVRMAVAGGFAISLKPII, encoded by the coding sequence ATGAAAAAGATACAACACCCTTTGATGGCATTGCTTTTGCTTGCCACTGCTCTGTCTGTCGCATGCTCGGCAGACCGGACAGAAACCGTGTCGTCTCCCGACGGCAATATCGAAATCAAATTTTGCCTTACTCCTCAGGGCGAACCGACCTATTCGGCAACTTACAAAGACCGTCCCATAGTAGCGAACTCGCTCATGGGATTCGAAATCAAGGATGCCGAACCGCTGACCGGCGGCTTTCGCATGGACGGAGTAAATAGTTCGGAAACCCATGAAACATGGGCTCCTGTATGGGGCGAAAATGATTCCATTGTAAATAACTACCGTCAGATGGCGGTGAACCTGAGTCGGGGTGATTTAAAGATGAATATTGAATTCCGTGTCTATGACGATGGGTTCGGTTTCCGGTATCTCTTCCCCGAACAACCTGCAAAACAGTATGTCGTCACCGACGAGATGACGCAGTTTGCGATGGCGGGCGACCACACCGCATGGTGGATTCCCGGCGATTACGATACTCAGGAATACGAATATACCCGTTCGCGGCTCAGTGAAATCCGCAGCCATGCCGACGATGAGTTCATGCCTAACGTTTCGTCGCAACGCTTTTCGCCGACCGGCGTACAAACAGCTCTGCTGCTAAAAACCGACGATGGCTTGTATCTGAGCCTGCACGAAGCGGCTTTGGTCGATTTCCCTGCGATGCACCTCGATCTCGACGATAGCACTTTGGTATTCAAGGCTCACCTTACGCCCGGTCCTGACGGCACTATGGCTACTTTCGATACCCCGTTCAAAACCCCTTGGCGCACAGTGACTATCGGCGAGAAAGCCACCGATATCTTGGCTTCGAATCTCATCCTTAACCTGAACGATCCTTGCGCGCTCGACGATGTTTCATGGATTCATCCTACAAAATATATGGGCGTATGGTGGGAGATGATTACAGGCGCAAGTTCATGGAACTATACCGATGCCGAAAATTTCGATCTCTCCACATTCGATTACTCGAAAGCCAAGCCTAACGGTCGTCATGCAGCCAACAACGAAAATGTGCGCCGTTATATCGACTTTGCCGCACGTCACGGCTTCGATCAACTTCTCGTTGAAGGCTGGAATATAGGTTGGGAGGATTGGTTCGGAAAAGAGAAAGACTATGTATTCGATTTTGTAACACCGTATCCGGACTTTGATATTGCCGCCCTTAACAAATATGCTCACGACAAAGGCATCCGGCTTATGATGCATCACGAGACATCAGCGGCTGTGGATAATTACGACCGGCACATGGACAAGGCTTACGATCTGATGAAAAAATATGGCTACGATGTCGTCAAGAGCGGATATGTAGGAAATATCATTCCCCGTGGAGAGCATCATTATAGCCAGAAGCAGGTGAGCCATTACCTGAATGCGGTCAAAAAGGCTGCCGACAAGCATATTATGGTGAATGCCCATGAAGCCGTGCGTCCTACCGGACTGTGCCGCACATATCCCAATCTCGTCGGAAACGAAAGTGCTATGGGACAGGAATACCAGGCCATGTCGCCGAAGCATTGCACCATATTGCCGTTTACACGGCTCAAAGGCGGTCCGATGGATTTCACTCCCGGTATCTTTGAGATGGATCTGTCTAAAACAGCCCTCGGCAATAAGCTCCACAAAAATGCCACCATCGCCAATCAGTTAGGATTGTATATGACAATGTATTCGCCTTTACAGATGGCTGCCGACACTCCCGATAACTACGAACGCAAAATGGATGCATTCCAGTTCATTAAAGACGTTCCTTTGGATTGGAGCGAGAGCCGGTATATCGATGCCGAGCCGGGCGAATTTATCATCGTGGCGCGTAAAGACAAGAACAGTGACGACTGGTTTGTCGGCGGTGTCAATGCCGAAGAAGCACGCGACGTTGTATTGGATCTTGATTTCCTCGATCCGGACATGAAATATATGGCAACTATTTACGCAGACGGAAAGAGGGCAAACGGTTACACGAACAGCAACGACTACTCGATTTCGACCCGCGAAGTCAATAGCAGCGACAATATTCAAGTGCGCATGGCAGTAGCCGGAGGGTTTGCCATATCGCTCAAACCTATAATTTAA